A single region of the Brachypodium distachyon strain Bd21 chromosome 3, Brachypodium_distachyon_v3.0, whole genome shotgun sequence genome encodes:
- the LOC100827174 gene encoding uncharacterized protein LOC100827174 isoform X2: MDYDDTDFQSQNFQLAGEDNSKSPSALRSFALPKLDIDDQLQGHLRFDNLVDSEGFFSAGGQDNSWIEVLSTGSSVVDFSASAAESCSISRTNYVWSEATSTECVEMLLKSVGENEMTGSMDGSAHQQLSGMDSQIDLSNTQPKSSNSPSGSIVVPTENDQSQSKSSEKLSSASKNTTESCPAVGNYFDVVHADDSLDNLSIHSAGVDSGKLNDEPFSDLAPIQNMYSTGSYHFQQDNQGSGVGVTHQDSEIQCMHKNKLEGGIHELQKMSESSDGLLEAITNPVKMMQRDDDTCKRASAPLQPSFSQVDAANEPETSVDTSDKLVIEKFGMGEEPSSAKSRRSQPDMEHSNSHVITALSTESGQLIQSPNGKQLTHVTGVPEETKGGGLDDTNTDVSKLGVLEQHQESVHSLKTVIMDDTDINTGEDSKLGVPEQHQDSVDNLNSVVMEEKITREEISAVSGDFEHLVETGHDENAKSATGTSKDEFDLSGDVTTGNSSAGLLDETDPNILSVNHQGPVKEDDTPALENEPVNQHLVSPNSVPSSINISSTTVADTSNTSMDKLDCSGGVPSGGSPSGILDGNDLMTESFKKGASSSLEVGDNNVTSPVSEPWGKNLAIPVNSNIDAIHSSNTDSVASKTQCEEQATLTMNQTDDKSGDHPDSYTQKCQTDGPSLQSEHQENVHLQKFQIDEPPIQSEHHGISVTPSSLGVSPDKAAEAIIETPLNAKDDQSAHIKDIDRSCNDATCGSPTVISCTEPCVQEGGQGGNDLLRQTPSEQSGDQKDPAASADIFQSSKECSARNIEPTISSEETNTAGDDRGFSFEVGDPPEVSEKAHCPAWSPFPISKAAQPQSTEASTETPKTGNPSGNALRTIEDSKRKTGKEQLPGKKVVESVGVLSISSHNGDGTKTRSTPLEQPQQHPTTESTALAHQPFTDIQHVQLRAQIFVYGALIQTIPPAEAYMVSAFGEHGGGKPTWEAVWRVAVERFQIQKSPLIGLETPTSSRIGSRVAEKASKGLAVKTAPASKKGDKTVSLAHPATLLHSPTFNASPLGSSTLNLQRGSHLDFSQAVSPLFAYNSQTRQPTSAVASWFPQSAGPRAAPWLVPPQNLIFDSSMQPTAPSSESAKGSFQNISISQAITPGVFLPNQASATVASPLAVVHEEKQKTPASTSKRGRGGAASRKPRKRKKASASPEQELDINNSQLKTDIASVTPATDHTPGFTLSTRSTSSALGGGPIPNTSLITSVPDYLVGKGAEKTIIFSEQISGAVEQSMDQAKGASMSSMEALRHSEVVWSHLSKNSRSQLPAEVEQKLNSAAAAASAAVSVAQAAAEAAKMAAAAALQAKLMTEEALGSSKSANSLQNRHAGEIDVNNNLASLSSLTPKSSWKMNDSSHAPGSTISVAREVARKRVEEASAAAKRAENLDAILKAAELAAEAVFKAGSIIGMGEPLPFTLSELLEAGPDGYWKSDRVKNKKAGNTSVNAVIEEVEVPNDINKSGRKSRSKAKIDKATQNSEQSSSVKGLQPDGMQSGNGVGNDPAAAPLNDSRNDTSPSIIWNGIGKGSLVEVLADEGAFKAAWFCAKVLDINEDSACISYETHGEGTGIREAWVSLKQDGEKAPQIRLCHPATMPKSKGTRKRRRDTPGNYSWAIGDHVDAWIENSWREGIISQNCESGEIKFVVQLSVGDSMVVDAWNLRPSLVWKDGQWTEWSRAQERKDKSNNKGDSPYEKRQKTAVCDPVPTVGVAPEPHKDKGTKNTTKPEEQPLALSDKDIMFNIGKSAVENKSTRRPGLQKEGSKVFGVPKPGKKKKFMEVSKHYVADQADKISEGNASTRFAKHLMPQVSRPRESTSKPDQRGTRIGDMRSRGLKSAKSQNVSTNSIPGKDPPSMPVLSSAVLESSFAFAGSMPSSSNTANPTMERNNPAHGTGLRTENVSLPESRIPAAPTGPATKKNSTATDRAKRKYVPSVDSNLNRRMLKTSEIPGQTTSDFAEPRRSNRRIQPTSRLLEGLQSSLIISKVPGEKAPRTNYRSATSTSRGKAHG; the protein is encoded by the exons ATGGATTATGATGATACTGATTTCCAGAGCCAAAATTTTCAACTAGCTGGCGAGGATAACAGTAAATCCCCATCAGCTTTGCGTTCATTTGCACTGCCGAAGCTTGATATCGACGACCAGCTGCAGGGCCATCTAAGATTTGACAATTTAGTCGATTCAGAAGGATTTTTCAGTGCAGGGGGGCAAGATAATAGTTGGATTGAAGTGCTGTCCACTGGAAGTAGTGTTGTTGATTTTAGTGCTAGTGCAGCTGAATCTTGCTCCATATCTAGGACTAATTATGTCTGGTCAGAGGCAACATCAACAGAGTGTGTGGAAATGTTATTGAAGTCGGTGGGAGAAAATGAGATGACTGGAAGCATGGATGGTAGTGCACATCAGCAGTTAAGTGGTATGGACAGTCAAATTGATCTATCCAATACTCAACCAAAATCGAGTAACTCTCCATCAGGTAGCATTGTAGTGCCAACTGAGAATGATCAGTCTCAGAGTAAATCGAGTGAGAAGTTGTCCTCAGCTTCCAAAAACACAACTGAAAGCTGTCCAGCTGTTGGGAACTATTTTGATGTGGTTCATGCTGACGATTCTTTGGACAACCTCAGCATACACTCAGCTGGAGTAGATTCCGGGAAGTTGAATGATGAACCCTTCTCAGATTTGGCTCCAATTCAGAACATGTACTCTACTGGCTCATATCATTTTCAGCAAGATAATCAAGGATCTGGAGTTGGTGTTACCCATCAGGACTCAGAAATACAATGTATGCATAAGAATAAACTGGAAGGTGGAATTCATGAGTTGCAAAAAATGTCAGAAAGCTCTGATGGATTATTGGAGGCCATCACAAATCCAGTCAAGATGATGCAAAGGGATGATGACACTTGTAAGAGAGCCAGTGCCCCTCTTCAACCATCTTTTTCACAAGTAGATGCAGCAAATGAGCCTGAAACTTCAGTTGACACAAGTGACAAGCTTGTCATTGAGAAGTTTGGTATGGGTGAAGAACCCAGTTCTGCTAAATCTCGTCGATCCCAGCCAGATATGGAACATTCTAATTCTCATGTCATTACTGCCTTGTCAACTGAAAGCGGCCAGTTGATTCAGTCTCCAAATGGGAAACAGCTTACTCATGTCACAGGAGTTCctgaagaaacaaaaggtGGTGGTCTGGATGATACAAATACTGACGTCTCAAAACTTGGAGTGCTGGAGCAGCATCAAGAATCTGTTCATAGTCTAAAAACTGTTATCATGGATGATACAGATATAAACACTGGCGAGGACTCAAAACTTGGAGTGCCAGAGCAGCATCAAGATTCTGTTGATAATCTAAATAGTGTTGTcatggaagaaaaaataacTAGGGAGGAAATCTCTGCTGTTTCAGGGGATTTTGAACACTTGGTAGAAACTGGTCATGATGAAAATGCTAAAAGTGCTACCGGTACATCAAAAGATGAGTTTGACTTATCAGGCGATGTCACCACTGGCAATTCTTCAGCTGGTTTACTAGATGAAACCGATCCAAACATTTTGTCAGTAAACCACCAGGGACCAGTCAAGGAAGATGATACACCTGCTTTAGAAAATGAGCCTGTAAACCAGCATTTGGTATCACCTAATTCCGTGCCTTCAAGCATCAATATCAGTTCTACCACTGTTGCTGATACTTCCAATACATCAATGGATAAACTCGACTGTTCTGGAGGTGTTCCATCTGGTGGTTCTCCTTCTGGTATACTTGATGGAAATGATCTGATGACGGAGTCATTCAAGAAaggtgcttcttcttctttagaAGTTGGAGACAACAATGTAACATCCCCTGTTTCTGAGCCCTGGGGAAAGAATCTGGCAATACCAGTGAACTCAAACATCGATGCTATTCATAGCAGCAATACTGATTCTGTTGCAAGTAAGACACAATGCGAAGAGCAGGCTACTTTGACCATGAATCAAACTGATGATAAATCAG GTGATCATCCAGATTCTTATACACAAAAATGCCAGACTGATGGACCTTCATTACAATCTGAACATCAAGAAAATGTTCATCTGCAAAAGTTCCAGATTGATGAACCTCCCATACAATCTGAACATCACGGGATTTCAGTCACACCCTCCTCCTTGGGTGTTTCACCTGACAAGGCTGCAGAGGCGATTATAGAAACTCCTTTGAATGCAAAAGATGATCAGAGTGCACATATAAAAG ATATCGACAGAAGCTGTAATGATGCTACATGTGGTTCACCTACAGTGATTAGTTGCACTGAACCCTGTGTCCAAGAAGGTGGACAGGGGGGTAATGATTTGCTTCGTCAAACCCCCTCTGAACAATCCGGTGATCAAAAAGATCCTGCAGCCTCAGCTGACATTTTCCAGAGTTCAAAAGAATGTTCAGCCAGAAATATAGAACCTACCATCAGTTCCGAGGAGACAAATACAGCAGGAGATGATAGAGGTTTCTCGTTTGAGGTTGGAGATCCACCTGAAGTATCCGAGAAAGCTCATTGTCCTGCTTGGAGTCCTTTTCCCATATCTAAAGCTGCTCAGCCTCAGAGTACCGAg GCAAGCACAGAAACTCCTAAAACTGGAAATCCTTCTGGAAATGCATTGAGGACCATTGAAGATAGTAAGAGAAAGACTGGCAAAGAACAGCTACCGGGAAAAAAGGTGGTTGAAAGTGTTGGGGTGCTCTCTATCAGCTCACATAATGGTGATGGCACTAAAACCAGAAGTACACCACTAGAGCAGCCACAACAGCATCCAACTACTGAGAGCACTG CTCTAGCGCATCAACCTTTCACAGATATACAACATGTGCAGCTACGTGCACAGATCTTTGTTTATGGAGCTCTTAT TCAAACAATACCACCAGCAGAGGCTTACATGGTGTCAGCTTTTGGAGAACATG GTGGTGGCAAGCCTACATGGGAGGCAGTTTGGCGAGTTGCCGTCGAGAGATTTCAGATTCAGAAGTCACCTTTAATTGGCTTGGAAACTCCTACGAGTTCACGTATAG GTAGTCGAGTGGCTGAAAAAGCTAGTAAGGGCTTGGCAGTTAAAACTGCACCAGCTAGCAAAAAAGGTGACAAAACTGTGTCGCTGGCACATCCTGCTACACTGCTGCACTCACCAACTTTTAATGCGTCACCTCTTGGTAGTTCTACATTGAACCTGCAGCGAGGTTCCCATCTGGATTTTAGCCAGGCTGTATCACCGCTATTCGCATATAATTCACAGACGAGGCAACCTACTTCTGCTGTTGCATCCTGGTTTCCTCAGAGTGCTGGTCCACGTGCTGCGCCTTGGCTGGTTCCACCTCAGAACTTAATATTTGATTCATCGATGCAACCAACCGCGCCTTCAAGTGAATCTGCGAAGGGGTCCTTTCAAAATATATCCATTTCGCAAGCTATTACACCTGGTGTATTTCTTCCCAATCAGGCATCTGCTACTGTGGCTTCTCCATTAGCAGTTGTACATGAGGAGAAACAGAAGACACCCGCTTCTACTTCTAAGCGTGGTAGAGGTGGAGCTGCATCACGAAAgccaagaaagagaaagaaagctTCAGCAAGTCCAGAACAAGAACTTGACATCAATAACTCTCAGCTCAAAACAGACATTGCATCTGTTACTCCTGCCACTGATCACACACCAGGCTTCACCTTGTCTACTCGTTCTACAAGTAGTGCTTTGGGCGGCGGGCCTATTCCTAACACAAGTTTGATCACCTCTGTGCCTGACTACCTGGTTGGTAAGGGTGCCGAGAAAACAATAATCTTTTCAGAACAGATCAGTGGTGCTGTAGAGCAATCAATGGACCAAGCAAAAGGTGCAAGTATGTCCTCTATGGAGGCACTTAGGCACAGTGAAGTTGTATGGAGCCACTTGTCCAAAAACTCTAGGAGCCAATTACCTGCAGAAGTTGAACAAAAGCTTAattcagctgctgctgctgcttctgcagcAGTTTCTGTTGCGCAGGCTGCTGCAGAAGCCGCTAagatggcggcagcggccgcatTGCAAGCAAAATTGATGACAGAAGAGGCCCTTGGCTCTTCAAAATCTGCAAATTCCTTGCAGAACCGCCATGCTGGTGAAATTGATGTCAATAATAATCTGGCTAGTCTGTCAAGTTTAACACCCAAATCATCTTGGAAAATGAATGACAGCAGTCATGCCCCAGGTTCCACCATTTCGGTGGCACGTGAGGTTGCTAGAAAGAGAGTTGAAGAGGCATCTGCAGCAGCAAAACGTGCTGAAAACTTAGATGCCATACTGAAAGCTGCAGAGCTTGCTGCAGAGGCTGTGTTCAAAGCAGGAAGCATCATAGGAATGGGTGAGCCTCTGCCATTTACTCTAAGTGAGCTGTTGGAAGCTGGTCCTGATGGCTACTGGAAGTCTGACAGAGTGAAGAATAAGAAGGCTGGAAACACCAGTGTTAATGCTGTAATAGAAGAAGTGGAGGTACCTAATGATATAAATAAATCTGGCAGAAAATCTCGTAGCAAAGCTAAAATTGATAAAGCAACACAGAACTCAGAGCAATCTTCCAGTGTCAAAGGATTGCAGCCAGATGGGATGCAATCAG GAAATGGGGTTGGAAATGACCCTGCCGCTGCCCCACTCAATGACAGCAGGAATGATACTTCACCAAGCATAATCTGGAATGGCATTGGAAAGGGATCTCTTGTTGAG GTTTTAGCTGATGAGGGTGCGTTTAAAGCAGCTTGGTTTTGTGCCAAGGTCCTTGATATAAATGAAGATAGTGCATGCATCAGCTATGAAACCCACGGTGAAG GAACTGGTATTCGTGAAGCATGGGTGTCACTGAAACAGGATGGGGAGAAGGCACCTCAAATACGTCTTTGCCATCCTGCTACAATGCCTAAATCCAAAGGCACTAGAAAGCGCCGCAGGGACACACCAGGAAATTATTCTTGGGCTATTGGTGATCACGTGGATGCATGGATCGAAAATAG TTGGCGAGAGGGCATTATTTCCCAGAACTGTGAATCCGGTGAAATAAAGTTTGTTGTGCAATTGTCAG TTGGTGATTCCATGGTTGTTGATGCTTGGAATCTTCGTCCATCACTTGTTTGGAAGGATGGCCAATGGACAGAGTGGTCACGTGCACAAGAGAGGAAAGATAAATCTAATAATAAG GGTGATTCTCCTTATGAGAAGCGTCAAAAGACAGCAGTTTGTGATCCTGTGCCAACTGTTGGAGTAGCACCTGAACCACACAAGGACAAAGGCActaaaaatacaacaaaacCAGAGGAGCAGCCACTGGCTTTATCTGATAAGGATATTATGTTCAACATTGGAAAGAGTGCAGTTGAGAATAAATCCACCAGACGGCCTGGACTGCAAAAAGAAGGATCAAAGGTCTTTGGTGTCCCAAAACctggaaagaagaagaaatttaTGGAAGTAAGCAAACATTATGTTGCAGATCAAGCTGATAAGATTTCTGAGGGCAATGCATCCACAAGATTTGCAAAACATTTAATGCCACAGGTGTCAAGACCACGGGAAAGTACTTCAAAACCTGACCAAAGAGGAACCCGGATAGGTGACATGAGGTCCAGAGGACTTAAATCTGCAAAGTCTCAGAATGTTTCAACTAACAGCATTCCTGGCAAGGATCCTCCATCCATGCCTGTCCTGAGTTCTGCTGTTCTTGAAAGTAGTTTTGCTTTTGCGGGAAGTATGCCAAGTTCCTCCAACACTGCGAACCCTACTATGGAAAGAAATAATCCTGCTCATGGCACGGGCCTTAGAACTGAAAATGTGTCTCTTCCGGAATCGCGCATACCAGCTGCACCAACTGGCCCTGCTACCAAGAAGAATTCAACAGCTACTGATCGAGCTAAGAGGAAATATGTCCCTTCTGTGGATAGTAACTTGAACCGGAGGATGCTGAAAACGTCTGAAATTCCAGGTCAGACTACTTCAGATTTTGCCGAACCCCGAAGGTCCAACCGCCGAATTCAACCAACCTCACGG TTGCTCGAGGGCCTGCAGAGTTCTCTTATAATCTCCAAAGTTCCTGGCGAAAAAGCCCCTAGGACCAATTACAGAAGTGCTACTTCTACCTCGAGAG GGAAAGCTCATGGCTAA